The DNA region AGGATGGTTCAGCGCGGCTGGAGCCGGTTTTTTGGATCGGCACCGGCGCGGGGCTTTGTTAAGCGGGTTGGATGCAGCCACCGGAGGCACGAGCAGGACAGGACGAGACGCTCGATGCCCACGGGCGCCTTCGCGACGTGTGGAGGCCGGTGATGGCGGCAGTCCACCGGCTGGGGCCGGAGGAGCTCGCTCGGCGCGCTACGGCACTCAACCGGATGACCGGCCTGGCGGGACCGTTCGGCGATGCGCCGCGCCTCATTTATGACCCGCTGCCGGTTCTGCTGACCGCCGGCGAGTTTGCCGAACTGGAGGGCGCGATCCGGCAGCGCGCCCGCTTGCTGGGCGCGGTGTTGGAAGACCTCTACGGCCCCCAGAGGTTGCTTCGAGAGCGGTGGATCCCTCCCGCGCTTGTGCTCGGAGACCGCCGTTTCTTGCGCGGCCTCCACACTTCGGCCCCGTTGGCCTACCCGCGCCTGGCGCTCTACGCCGCCGACCTGATCCGCACCCCGGATGGATCCTTCCGGCTGCTCCGTGAGCATGCCGGCGCGATTTCCGGTCTGGGCCACGCGCTGAGCCTCCGCCGCTTGGCCGCCGCCACCCTTCCGGAGATCTTTCCCGCCGGCGGCTTGCGTTCTTTGCGCCCGGCACGCGAGATGCTGGTCGACCGGCTCTACCGAGGAGCCGAAGGAAGGCTCGTGGCGGTCCTTTCGGCCAGCACCGCTTCCTCCCGCCCGAGCCCGGCAGCGGTCGACGAGGCCCTGCTCGCCCGCTCCCTCGGTCTGCTGCGGATCGGGCCCAGCGACATCGCCACGCGCAAGGGCGCCTTGCACATGAAGACGCTAAGCGGCCTCCTTCCGATCGCAACCTTGATCCGCGGGATCTCCGGCATCGACCTCGATCCGCTGGAGCAGACCGGCCGCCTGGCCCTGGGCGTTCCCGGCGCCTTCGGCGCGCTGCGCGCCGGAGTCCTCTCCATGTGGAACGCCCCCGGGACGGCCCTGGTGGAGGCGGCCGAACTCCTCCCCTTCCTCGACCGGCTCTGCGAGCCGTTGCTGGGCGAGGATCCGCTGCTCCGGCGGGCCACCGAAGAGGATCGGGCGCTGGCTTCCCGAGCGGCCTTCGCAGGCGGCCCGCAGCTCGTTTCGCTTCCGATCGCCTTTCGGTTCTTCGCTTGGAATGACGGAGAGCAATGGCGGGTGTTGCCCGGCGGGCTCGGCCTGCCGCTCGAGGCTTCCGCAAGCGATTCTCCGTCCTTCGGCTGCAAGGACATCTGGGTGCTCGAACCGGAGGAGGAGGAGGATTACCGCATCGTCGGTCCCCCTCCGGTGGAACCGCCGAACCTCGGCTTCTTCCTAGCGGCCGCTCACCTCCCCTCGCGGTTGGCCGACAATCTCTTCTGGCTCGGACGTTCGGTCGAGCGGCTGGAGGCCGCCTGCCGGCTGCTGATGCTCGCTCTGCCCCGGCTCGAATCGGGCACCTCGCTGCCGCGCGATATCGCCGAGCGCACCCTCCTCATCCATTGTCTGGCCCGGGCCGGGCTCATATCCTCGGAGATCGCCGGCGGCACCGTCTCCGGCCGCCTGCTGCGGCAGACCTTGGCGCGCGGCCAGCGGATCGGCGGACTGGTCGCGGAGGTCGACCGGCTGGTCGATGCCTCCTCCGAGCGGCTTTCGCCCTCGATGCTGGCGACGGTCCGCTTCGCCCTCCGCCAGGCGACCGAGAGCCTCCCCAAGGAGGAGATGGCGCTCCCCGTGCTGTTGAGCTTCACCGCCACCTTCGCGGGCATCGCGGCGGAGAACATGTCCCGAGACGGCGGCTGGCTCTTTCTAGAAATAGGTCGCCGGCTCGAGCGGGGAGTAACCATGGCCGAGAGCTTCGCCATCCTGCTCGACGCGCCGCCCGAGCGGCTCGAGCCGGGCATGGCGCTCAGCATCGAGCTTGCGGATTCGGTGCTTAGCTACGATCTGCGCTACGCGGGCATCCTCTCCCCCGGCCCTGTCCTCTCGATGGTCCTGGCCGACCTCTTCAACCCGCGGTCGCTCGCCTTCCAGTGCGCCGCGCTGCGCGCTTGCCTCGAGCGGTTGGCCGCCGAGGACGAAGCCGAGTCCGCCTACCGGCTGCAGCGCGAGGTCACCAACCTGGTCGGAGCCGCCTCGAATCTGGGGGAGCCTCTCCGGGAGGTCGCCGCCAAGCTCCGCCTCCTCTCCGATCGGATGCACCGGCGCTTCTTTGCCCTGCTCCCCGAGCCGCGCTCCCTGGAGGAAGACGAAGTGGCCAATTCCGCGCCATGACGTGCTACCGGCTCCACCATGTGACCGTCTACGAGTACAGCGAAGCGGTGGTCCTGGGGACGCATTTCCTCCATCTCCTGCCGCGCGAACGACCTGGCCAGAGGGTCCTCGCCGCCCGGCTCGAGATCTCGCCGGCTCCCGACACCCGCCGGGACGAGATCGATCATTTCGGGAACTTGACCACTACGGTCTCGATTACCGGAGAGCACCGGGAGTTCCGGGTGGCGATGAGCGCCACGGTCGAAGTCGAGCTGCCGCCCCTTCCCGCCACGACCCCGGCCTGGGAGGAGATCGCCGCCTGCGGCTTGGACGATGTGGACCTAGTGGAGTTCTGCTTGCCCAGCCCGCTGGCCGCACCCGACGGGGAGATCGCAGCCTATGCCGCCGCCAGCTTTCCGGCGGGCCGACCGATCTTGGAGGCGCTCCTCGACCTGGGCGGGCGCCTCTACGCCGACATGAGCTATGTGCCCGGGGCCACCGGCAGCGCCACCACCGCTTCGGAGGCCTTCGCCGGCCGCCGGGGCGTCTGCCAGGATTACGCCCACCTCATGATCGCCTGCCTCCGCGCCCTCCGGCTGCCGGCGCGCTACGTCTCCGGCTACCTGCGCACCCAGCCGCCGCCCGGACAGGAGAAGCTTCGCGGGGCCGATCAGTCGCACGCGTGGGTTTCCGCATGGGCCGGACCGGAGGCGGGCTGGATCGACTTCGACCCGACCAACCGCCTCCTGGTCCGGGACGAGCATGTCACCCTCGCCTGGGGGCGCGACTTCCAGGACGTCTCTCCCCTGCGCGGCGTCATCGTGGGCGGCGGCTGCCACACGGTGCGGGTCGCCGTCGACCTCGATCCGCTGCCGCTCCCTCTTTAATCGATGAAGAAAGCCCCCTTCCGAAGCGATCCCGCCCGGCCGACTCTCTTCCGGAAAACCCGGATTCCCCTGGAGACCCACGCCGCGCGCACCCAGGGCGGACTTCCTCAGCCGGGCTCTCTTTCCGGAACGAGTGCCCCACTTCGGGGCTCCCCGGCCGTGGGGAGGATCCGGGGCCGTCCCGGGTTGCCTTTCGTCCGGTCCGCAAGCAAGATCGCTCCCGCATGCGCCTTGACGGCAGAGCGAGTGAAAGGATGGAGTCGGCAGAAAGCCCGCTGCTTAGCCAGATCAACCTGATCGTCCGGGAGATGGACGCCTCTATTGCCTTCTACCGGCGGCTGGGGCTGGACATCCGGAGGGCGAGCGCGCCCGATTGGGCACCTCACCATGCCGAGGCCGTTCTGCCGGGCGGGGTGCGGCTCGAGATCGACACCGTCGCCGGAGCGCGCCGGTGGAATCCCGGCGGGCGGCCGACGCCCGGCGGAGGGAACCTCCTCTTCTTCCGCGTTCGGTCCCGCAGGGCCGTCGACGACCTCTTTGCTTCCCTGACCGGGGCGGGCTACCGGGCGCAGAAGGAGCCCGAAGACGGATTCTGGGGAGCCCGCTACGCGATCCTCGAGGACCCCGACGGCAACCCGGTCGGCATCATGAGCCCGGTCGATCCCGCCCTTCGGCGGCCGCCCCCTCCCGCCCCGCCGACCGGTTAGGGGGGGGTCGATTCGGATTTCTCCTTGGGCAGGAGGAAGCAGTGCTCCCGGATGCACCCGAGGATTTCGCTTTCGGCCTGCTCCCGGCTTTCCCGGGCCGGATCGAACCGAGCCGCTGCCGCGCGGAGGCTTTCCGCCAGCTCCCTGGCGTCCTCCTTTCCCTTGTAGCCGACCTCCCGGTTCTCCTCGAGAATCCGGTCCCAAGCGGCACGGACCGCCCCCCAAAACGGACCGGTCTTTTCGAGGTACCGCTCGGCGGCCCGAAAGTCGGCTCCGCCTCCCTTGCGGTAGGAAATCACCCCGATCTCCCGCGCGAGCATCGTTTCCCGGCCTCCGCTCCCGCTCACCTTGTCGTTCTCCTCTTCCAGGATCCAACCGTCCCCGAAGACGATCTGATGCATCACCGACCGGAGCCAATCGTAATCCCTTCTCCGGCCCAGCTCGCGCTGGGGCAGCGGACGCCGCAAAGGGCGGGAGACCCATTCCGAAACCCCTTCTTCATGGCGCCACCGCCCGTACCCCGCGTACCGCGGAGCGTCATCGACGTTCCAGACCGTCTGGGTCCAGCATCCGGCGACCTCCTTGGGGTCGACCGCGAAAAAACGCCATCTCCCCCGCCCGGCATACTCCCAGAAGGAACTCCTCTGGTAGTCCCAATCCTGCCGCCAGTGCTTGACCACCTCTCCCTTTGCACCCACCAGCAGGTGCTGGAGGCCGATATGCCCGCCCTTATCCTCGAGGACGCACACCGCTTCCCATCCCCGGATCGTGTAGGGAGGACGGAGGCGATAGCCGGGTCGCCAAGAGAGGATTTCCTCGAACCGGTAGACGACCCGCCATTTGCCGGCCATCGAGAGAATGGCCCGGCGATCCGCGGCAAACGACGCGTCTTCGGATGCCGAGGCCGCGGGAGGAGGCGGTTCCGCGGCGCCCGGTTCCGGCGCGAGAGTTCCGAGGAGAAGAAGCCAGCCGAGAGCCGAAGCAGAACAGCCCACCCCTCCATCATACGTTGCGGGGGCCGGCCGACGCCAAAAATTCCCGATCGCGGCCTTTTCTCGCCGCGCTCCGGTTTCGAACCGGCCCTTCCTCGAGCCGCAGCCGCCGGCACCCGGAACCGACAGGCTCTTCACGGGCGACCGCCACTTTCGCCTCGCCCGGGAGAGAGCGATCCTTTAACGGCCATTTCTCACAAGCTTTCTCCTACGGCTTGCAAAACGGGCTCGTCTGCTTCGCTCCCGCTTGGTTTTCCATCCTCGCAGTATGTCTTCATACAGCTCCGGTGGAAAACCTGCGCCCGCCTCGCACCCAAGCCCATTTGCGGCGCCTCGGCTACGAAATTTGTGAGAAATGGCCGTTAAAACCGCAAAGGGAGCTCCCCTGATCCTGATCGGCCAGCCCAACTTGGAGTCCGAGTCGTTGGACAACCCGATCCTGGTGCCGAAGCTCCTGAGCTTCCTCACCTACCACCGCTTCGCGGCCGACGTCAAAGGGCTCGACGCCTTTCCGCGGAGCGACTGGCCCGACAACATCCCGCTGGTCTACTACGCCTACCTATATCATGGTCGGGCTCGGGACGGTCTTTGTCGCCGTCATGCTCGCGGCCGGAATCGCGCTGGCGGCGGGGCGGCTTGGAGAGAGCCGCTGGCTTTTGTGGACGCTCCTGCTTTGCGCCCCCTTTCCCTATATCGCCACGACGGCCGGCTGGATCACCGCCGAGGCGGGGCACCAGCCCTGGCTCGTCTACTCCCTCTTCCGGACGGCGCACGGCGCCTCCCCGGGGGTCAACGCGGGAAACGCCCTCTTTACCTTTTTGGGGTTCCTCGGGCTCTATCTTTTCCTGGGACTCCTCTTCGCCTTCCTGATCGGGAAGCGGATCGTCGAGGGACCGCCGGACCGATCGGCATAGGCGATGGAGACCCTCTGGTTCGTTTTCCTGGTCTTCCTGGTGGGCGGCTACGTCATCCTCGACGGGTTTGACTTCGGCACGGGAATCCTCCTTCCCCGGCTGGCGCGGACGGAGGAAGAGAAGCGGACCTGCTATCGGGCCGTCGGCCCGGTTTGGGACGGCAACGAGGTCTGGCTGATCGCGGCCGGCGGCCTTCTCTTCTTCGCCTTTCCGAAGGCCTACGCCTCGGCCGCCAGCGGCTTTTACCTGGCGATCATGATCTTCCTCTGGCTGCTGATCCTGCGGGGGATCTCGCTCGAGATCCGCTCCCAGCTCGCCCATCCGCTCTGGCGGAGCTTTTGGGACGGGGTCTTCTTCCTGGCCAGCCTGTCGGCCGCGCTCCTTCTCGGCGGCTTTCTCGGAAACCTGGTGACAGGCGTTCCGATCGACGCGAGCCCGGACTGGTTCCTCCCGCTGTGGACCTACTTCCTCCCCTCCTCCCGCCACGGGATCTTCGACGCGCTCACCCTCCTCTTCAGCCTGCTGGCCGCGGTGAGCCTCGGCCGGCACGGAGCCGCCTTCCTGCTCGTGAAAACCGACGGCGCGATCCGGACGAGGAGCCGGCGGATCGCGCTCCGGCTCTGGCAAGGGGAGGCCGCCCTCCTCCTCCTCTCGGTGGTCGTCATGGTTTGGACCCGCCACCCGGTCCTCGCCCGCTGCGCGCAGCGGCCGCTCGGGATCGGCGTTCTCGCGTTGGCCGCGCTCTCCTTCCTCCTGATCCCCTTCTTTCTCCGGACCGAAAAGGGGCTCTCCTCCTCCCTCTGCTCCTCGCTCTTCCTGCTTTCCGCCCTCGGAGCGACCGCAACCGGCCTCTATCCCTACCTCTTGCTCTCTTCCGTGAACCCGGGACAAGAGCCTGACCGTCTTCAACGCGGCGGCCGGCTCGCCCACGCTCCGCATGGGGCTTCTCTGGTTCGGGATCGGCGCCCTGCTGCTCCTCGCCTACACCTCCCTTTCCTATTGGAGCTTCCGCGGCAAGGTGCGGAGCCAGGCGGAGGGATATTGAGGCTGCCGCCCGCCGAAACACGCCGGATCGGAAATCCGGGAGGACTTCCCGGATCGCCCTCCGGGCCCGGCAGCAAGGCTTCCGGAGCTCCCCGCGGAGGCTTCCTTTCTTGAGGCGTTTATGCGTGATAGATTCTTTTAAAAAACCGGAACCGCGGCCCGCCTCCGGAGAGCGAACGATCCCGGCCCCGCCGGCCGCGCGAGGGACCCGGCACGGAGAACCCGATGAACGCCCAAGAGACGCAGGAACCGCTCTCCGAGGAGAGGCTCGAAACGGATTCGCTTCTTCTCGAGTACAGCCGGGCGGCCGATCCGATCGGCTCGGGCGCGACGCCGAACGTTCCGGTGAAGCAGTTTCTTCCCGAGGCCTACTTCCTCGGAAAGACCGGTCTGGCTTCCTTGGATCTTTCCGGCGAGCTCGGGGTTTCCTATCCGGCGACAAGCCCGAGCCTGCTCGCGGGCTTTGCCGAGATTCGCGGCGGGGAGCGGCTGGCGACCTCCCCCGAGGCCACCAGCCAGCTCTTCTATGTCATCGACGGCTCGGGAGCCACCGAAACCGAGCGGGGAAGCCTTCCCTGGAGGAAGGGGGATATCTTCGTCCTTCCGAGCGCTCCGGCCGTCCATCGCGCGGAGAGCGACGCCCGCTTGTATGTCGTCGACGACAGCCCGCTGCTAGCCTACTTGGGCGTGACCCGGAGCAAAAGCCGCTTCGCTCCCCTCCGCTTCCGCGCCGAAGCGATCCGCCAGGCGCTGGCCGAGGCGGAGGCCGACCCCGAAGCGGCGCGGAGGAGCCGGGTGAGCGTGCTCCTGGCCAACCGGCGGTTCCCGCAGACCCTCACCGTGACGCACTCGTTGTGGGCCATGTTCGGGATCATCCGGCCCGGGACGCGGCAGAAGCCCCACCGCCACCAGTCGGTGGCGCTCGACTTCGTGGTCGAGGGGAGGCCGGGAGTCTACACCCGCGTCGGCCGCGAGCTCCAAGCCGACGGATCGATCCGCGACCCGGTCCGCGTCGACTGGGTGAGCCACTCCGCCTTCGTGACCCCTCCGGGCTACTGGCATGAGCATGGGAACGCGTCGGATGGGCCCGCCTACATCCTGCCCATCCAGGATGCGGGACTTCACACCTACCTCCGGACGCTCGACATCCGGTTTAGCTGACGGCCGGAGCGGAGAAGCTCGGCGAAGAAAGGCTTGCCACCCCCGGGCGGGCTGCGCTAGCGGGATTTCCATCCGATGAACCGATCCGGGAGGAAAGTATCCGGGCGGAAGCCGGTCTCCGGCTCCGACGAGCGGACGCGCATCCTGGAAGCGCTCCGGAAGGCCGGGAGCGGCGGTCTTTCCCGAAGCCGGCTCGGACCGGCCCGAAAGCGGGAGATCGACCGGATCCTCGAGGCTCTCCTCTTGGAAGGAAGGATCGTCCGGCTGGGGCCCCTTTCGCAGGCTCTCTACTTCCCGGCGGGCTCCGCCCCCACACCCGCGGCAGCCGCCGAAGCGATCGACCGGGGTGCGGCCCAATATCCCGCTCGGCTCTTCCTCGGCAAGGAGCTCGCCCGGTTCTGCCCGCGCGCGCAACGGTTCTTCTGCGAAGAAGCGATCGAGCAGCTGGTCCGGGAAGGGGTCCTCCTTCGACTGACGCGGGGCAAAAGCTTGTACTACACCCATCGGGAGGGGTGTGCGCCCGGGGTCGGGCGCGACGGGGAACCCCGCTTCGACCCCAAGAAGGTCCGGGAGGCCTACGCGGTGCTGGTCCACACCCGCGGATTCCTCGACGTCCAGATCGCCGCGCTCGCTTCCGAGGCGCGGGTTCCCCTTGCCGATCTGCACGCTTGGCTAAAGGAAGAGAGCGCCGCCGGCCGGGCGCACCTCTCCCGCGGGGATTGGTCGCTGTCCACCGAAGAGGAGCGAAAGGCGGCGATCCTCCTCGACGGCGAGCCCCATCTGCGAGTTCGGATCGATAGCCAGGCAGCGGGCGCATCCCGATGAACCCCTTTTCGGCGCAACGGATCCGTGACCCTTGGGAAGATGAGCCGGCCGTTGCCGACCTCAACGACCGTCCGCTCGAGGCCCTCCTCTCCTTTTTCGAGCAGCTGGAGCGGCAGGGCCGCTTGGAACATGCCCTTGTCGTTCTCTCTCCGGAACCCGGCTACGGGAAAACCCACCTGCTTGGCCGCCTCTTCCGGAAGCTCCAAGGAAGAGCGACCCGGATCTATCTCCAGCCCTTCGAGGCGGTCGACCGGTGCTGGGAACGGATCCTCGGCCAGATCCTCCGCGAACTGGATCGGAGCGATGCGCCCGCGCCCGACCCCGGCCGGACCCAGCTCGCCCAGCTTGCGGCGCTGGCCATCGGCCACTTGACCGCCGACCTCTTCGACCGGGGCCTTGTGTCGGAAGCCGAGCTTCCCTGCCGATGGCGGAACGGTTCGGACGAACTGCGGCGGCTGCTCCGCGCCGACCCCCTCAGCCTTTGGGAGGGGCCGGATGCGGCCTCCTGGATCGAATGGATCCGCCGGCCGACGACCTTCACCTGCCTCGACCAATGTCTGTGGAGCCGCCGTATCGAGCTCGGCTCGGTTTGCAATCCTCACTCCTGGCTCAAGGTGCTCCTGGGCTATCTCGCCCACCGGCTCGATCCCGATCGGCGACGCCTCTGCCTCGACTGGATGCGGGCGACGAGCCTCGATCCGGAAGAGGCGGCGTTTCTCGGACTTCCCCGAGCCGACATCCCCGCCGCGGACAGCGATCCCGAAGACGCCAACGAGCTCGCCAAGGAGCGGATCCTCGACTTCTGCCGGCTCGCCCGCTTCGCGCGTCCCTTTCTCTTTTGCTTCGACCAGACGGAGGCTTTCGCCCAGGACTCCCGGTGGGCCGCGCGATTCGGCTATGTCGTGGCCACGCTTGTCGACCGCGCGCCCAACCAGATGCTAGTGGTCACCGCCAATCTCGAGCCGTGGGAGAAGCGGATCCTGCCGGCGATCGAAGAAGCGTACCGCGACCGGATGCGCTACAAGGATCCCGCCCTCCACCTTTCGGGATTGAACGAGAGCCAGGCACGCCTCCTCGCGGAAAGCCGGCTCCGCCGCGCAGGGGTCGAGCCGGAAAAGGCGAAAGGCTTTCTTTCCGGTGCTTGGCTTCCGGACTTCTTCCGCTCGGCCAAGACTCGGGGCGTCCGCCGTTTCCTCATGCAAGCCGAAGAGCAGTGGGAGCGGCGCGTCAACCGATCGCGGCCCGAGCCGACCTCCCTCCGGCAATGCTACGAAGAAATCCTTACCCGCATGCGCCAGGGGCCGCCCCCGTTCGCTCCCGACACGCTCCAGTGGCTCCTGCGGGAAGCGGGGCGCTCCCTTCCGGGTTGGGAGCCCGAAGAGCCCTACCTCGGGCGCAAGAAGCATCTTTTGCTCCGGTGGCTGGGAAACGGCTGGAGCGTCGGCTTCGGCCGGGAGGCGAGCTCGAATTGGAAGCGGTGGGAGGCGATCGCCCGGGAAGCGGTCGAAGAAGCCAAGCGACCCCGCGGCTGCCGCCGCTCGATCTTCCTCCGGTCCTGGGACGACCCCCCGATCCCGGGCCCTCGATGGAAGGCGGCGGAGGCGATCCGGGAGGCTTGCGGCGGTCCGCTGCGCATCCTCGTCCTCGACCCGGAAACCTGGATCCCGCTGGCCGCCCTCTACGAGCTCCACGCAAAGGTGCTCGAGGGAGATCTCGAGTTCCCCCGGGAGGAGGCGCTCGCCTTCGCCCGGGAGCGGCTGCGGCCGTGGGCGGAGCAGCTGGTCCGGGAAACGCCCGCACAGCCCACGGACACGCGCGAATCGCGCCTCACCGTCGGCGAGCTCGTGAAATTATGCCTCCAAAACGACTCCCCTCCTCCTGCCGAGCCCGTCGAGCTCGGCACGGTCTTCCACCGGATCGTCGCGGCATTTGCCGGGGAGCTCCTCCGGACGCCGCACAGCCGCCGGACCCCGGAGGAGTATGGGAAGGCGCTGCAGGATCTGGCCGAGCCCGAGATCGCGGCGCGGCGGGCCCGGGGCGCGACCGGGGAGGCCGAACGGCTCGCGGCGGCGCTGCGCGCCTTCCACGAAAACCTCGAGAGGATCGCCGCCTCGGGCCCGGTCTCCTCCTGGGCCGATCTCTTCGAGGGGAGTGAACTCCCGGTCGCCGGCGTCTTTGCTGGCGAGGGAGGCCGCGCCGTTCGGATCGAAGGGCGCGTGGACGCCCTGCGCCGTCATCCGACGGAGGGGCGGCAGCTGGTCGACTACAAGCTTTCCGAGCCTTCCGATGCGCCGCAGGACCTCCTGCAGCTGGCGATCTACGCCGAGCTGCTCCGCCGGGATCCGACGGCCTCCCCCGTTTCCGGGGTCCTGGAATACTACGGCCCTTCCCTGACCGCGCGCACGGTCTCGGAAGGGGAGCTCCGGGCGATCTTCTCGCGCCAGATCCGTCCGGTGCTCGAAGAAAGAATCCTCCGGCAAAGCGCAAGCGGTCCGGAGAGTCCTCTGGAGCCCGGAACCGGCTCGGAGGATCCCCGGATCCGGGAGACGGCGCGCAAGCTCGAAGAGTTCTTCGCCTCCCACGGCTTCCCGCTCCGATCCGCGGGTGCGGTGCGCTCCCACCAGCTGCTTCGCTTCCGCTTCCGGTTTCCGCAGGGGATGCGGATCGAAAGGGTCCTCTCGCTCGCCCCGACCCTCCGCGTCCACCTCGGCCTCGACTGCGAGCCCTCGATCCTCGGGATCCCGGGCTTTATCGCCGTCGACCTCCCCAACCCGGAGCCGTTTTGGCTTCCGTGGGAAGAGGCCTACCGGGGCATGCCCGCAGGGCTGACGCTGCCCCTGCTGGTCGGAGAGGCCGTGGAGGGACAGATCCTGGCCCGGGACCTGGCCGATGCCAACTATCCCCACGTGCTCGTCGCGGGGACCTCCGGGAGCGGGAAGAGCATGCTGCTGATCTCCATCCTGGCGACGCTCTGCCGCGCCCTCTCCCCGGAGCACCTCGAGCTGCTCCTCATCGATCCGAAGATTCTCACCTTCGGGCCCTGGAAGGAGATCCCGCAGCTGCGCGGCCGGGGGCTGCTCACCGAGCCGGAAGAAGCGCTGGCGGCCCTCGAGGAGAGCGTCGAAGAGATGGGGCGGCGCTACCGGATCCTCGCGCGCGAAGGTTTCGACTCCCTGAGCCGGCGGATCGCCGCCGGAAAGACCGAAATCCCCTACCGGGTGATCTTCTTCGATGAATTCGCCGACTGGCTGCTCGGGGACCGGCAGACCCGGCGCCGCTTCGAGCGGAGCATCGAGCGGCTGGCCCAGAAGGGACGGGCCGCCGGCATCCACCTCATCCTGGCCACCCAGCGGCCGGAACGGCGGGTGGTCACAGGCCTCATCCACGCCAACCTCCCCGTCCACCTCTGCCTGCGGGTCTCCAGCGCGATCGACTCCCGGATGGTGCTGGGAGAGAGCGGCGCGGAAAAGCTCTTGGGCAAAGGGGATCTTTTAGGCAACCTCGGGCCGGGAGGCGCTCTCCTCCGCGCGCAGGCCCCCTTTCGGGCAGGCCCGCTCCCGGCCGCTTAACGGCCATTTCTCACAAATTTCGTAGCCGAGGGCCGCAAATGGGCTTGGGTGCGAGGCGGGCGCAGGTTTTCCACCGGAGCTGTATGAAGACATACTGCGAGGATGGAAAACCAAGCGGGAGCGAAGCAGACGAGCCCGTTTTGCAAGCCGTAGGAGAAAGCTTGTGAGAAATGGCCGTTAAGAACTCCTCCCTCCGCCGGGAGGCTCCGATCCGCCCTCGGGCGCAGCGGCGCCGATCCGCCCGCCGATGTATCCGAGCAGGGCGGTCGAGGTCGGCTGCCCCCCGTCGACGCCGATCACCTGGCCGGTGATCCACGAAGCGCGCTCCGAGCAGAGAAAGGCCACGACTTCGGCGATCCACTCCGGCTCTCCCAAGCCGCCCAGCGGGGTCGCGGCAGCGCACCAGGCGAGCAGAGGCGGCGGGAAGACCGTAGCCGCCATCTCCGTCCGGGTGGTGCCGGGAGCGACCGCGTTGACCGTGATCCCGCGGCCGCCCAGCTCGACCGCGTGGCTCCGGGTCAGCGACTCGACGGCGGCCTTGGATGCGGCGTAGACCGATCCTCCGGGAGCGGGCAGCCGTCCCGCAATGGAGCCCAGATTGATGATCCGCCCGCTCCGGCTCCGGGTCAGGCGGACGAACTCGCTCGTAGTGAAGAGGACGGCGGCCACGTTGACCGCGAGCAGGCGGCCGACGGCCTCCCCGGCAAGGTCTTCGACGGCTCCGCCGTCGCCGACGGCCGCATTGTTGACGAGGATATCCAACGCTCCGAACCGGGAGAAGGCGGCCCGGACCACGCTCCGGGCGCCTGCCTCCGTGGAAAGATCGCCGCGGACCGCGGCGGCCTCCCCGCCCCTTCGTCCAATCTCCCGGGCGATCTCTTCTGCCCGTCCGGCCGTCCGGTTCGCATGGAGGACGACCCGCGCTCCCGCCTCGGCCAGCCGGCGCGCGATCGCGGCCCCGATGCCCCGCGAGGAACCGGTGACCAGCGCAACCTTCCCCGCCAACGCATCGCTCATGCGGCGATTCTATCGCCCAATCCCCCCTTTCGGAACCTCCGAAAACCCGAGAAGCCCGGAGGAAGGAGTTCCGCAGTTCGGCTGGACACCCCGCCCGGCCTCCGGCCATATTTTAAACCCAAATCATTTGAATTTCAATTATCATGCCGACCCGATACCAAGGAACGCCTTCCGAGATCCGAGCGCTGGACTGCTTCATCAAGCTCACCCGGGCTTCGGAGACCCTGGTCGCGGCCCTCCGCGGTCCCCTGGCCCGCGCGGGGCTGACGACCGCGCAGCTCGGCGTCCTGGAAGCCCTCTACCATCTGGGCCCGATGAACGAGCGGCTGCTCGGCCGGAAGCTCCTCCGGAGCGGGGGTAACATCACGGTCGTCGTCGACAACTTGGAGCGGAGGAGCCTGGTAGGGCGCCAAAGAAACCCGAGGGACCGGCGCTCGATCACGGTCAGGCTCACCCCGGAGGGTCTCCGGTTGATCCGCCGGGTCTTTCCGGGCCACGCGGCCAGGATCACGGCGTTGCTCGCCGTGCTCAGCCCGGAGGAGCAGGC from Methylacidimicrobium sp. AP8 includes:
- a CDS encoding DUF6607 family protein — encoded protein: MGCSASALGWLLLLGTLAPEPGAAEPPPPAASASEDASFAADRRAILSMAGKWRVVYRFEEILSWRPGYRLRPPYTIRGWEAVCVLEDKGGHIGLQHLLVGAKGEVVKHWRQDWDYQRSSFWEYAGRGRWRFFAVDPKEVAGCWTQTVWNVDDAPRYAGYGRWRHEEGVSEWVSRPLRRPLPQRELGRRRDYDWLRSVMHQIVFGDGWILEEENDKVSGSGGRETMLAREIGVISYRKGGGADFRAAERYLEKTGPFWGAVRAAWDRILEENREVGYKGKEDARELAESLRAAAARFDPARESREQAESEILGCIREHCFLLPKEKSESTPP
- a CDS encoding VOC family protein, whose product is MESAESPLLSQINLIVREMDASIAFYRRLGLDIRRASAPDWAPHHAEAVLPGGVRLEIDTVAGARRWNPGGRPTPGGGNLLFFRVRSRRAVDDLFASLTGAGYRAQKEPEDGFWGARYAILEDPDGNPVGIMSPVDPALRRPPPPAPPTG
- a CDS encoding cytochrome ubiquinol oxidase subunit I yields the protein MVGLGTVFVAVMLAAGIALAAGRLGESRWLLWTLLLCAPFPYIATTAGWITAEAGHQPWLVYSLFRTAHGASPGVNAGNALFTFLGFLGLYLFLGLLFAFLIGKRIVEGPPDRSA
- a CDS encoding circularly permuted type 2 ATP-grasp protein translates to MQPPEARAGQDETLDAHGRLRDVWRPVMAAVHRLGPEELARRATALNRMTGLAGPFGDAPRLIYDPLPVLLTAGEFAELEGAIRQRARLLGAVLEDLYGPQRLLRERWIPPALVLGDRRFLRGLHTSAPLAYPRLALYAADLIRTPDGSFRLLREHAGAISGLGHALSLRRLAAATLPEIFPAGGLRSLRPAREMLVDRLYRGAEGRLVAVLSASTASSRPSPAAVDEALLARSLGLLRIGPSDIATRKGALHMKTLSGLLPIATLIRGISGIDLDPLEQTGRLALGVPGAFGALRAGVLSMWNAPGTALVEAAELLPFLDRLCEPLLGEDPLLRRATEEDRALASRAAFAGGPQLVSLPIAFRFFAWNDGEQWRVLPGGLGLPLEASASDSPSFGCKDIWVLEPEEEEDYRIVGPPPVEPPNLGFFLAAAHLPSRLADNLFWLGRSVERLEAACRLLMLALPRLESGTSLPRDIAERTLLIHCLARAGLISSEIAGGTVSGRLLRQTLARGQRIGGLVAEVDRLVDASSERLSPSMLATVRFALRQATESLPKEEMALPVLLSFTATFAGIAAENMSRDGGWLFLEIGRRLERGVTMAESFAILLDAPPERLEPGMALSIELADSVLSYDLRYAGILSPGPVLSMVLADLFNPRSLAFQCAALRACLERLAAEDEAESAYRLQREVTNLVGAASNLGEPLREVAAKLRLLSDRMHRRFFALLPEPRSLEEDEVANSAP
- a CDS encoding transglutaminase family protein produces the protein MTCYRLHHVTVYEYSEAVVLGTHFLHLLPRERPGQRVLAARLEISPAPDTRRDEIDHFGNLTTTVSITGEHREFRVAMSATVEVELPPLPATTPAWEEIAACGLDDVDLVEFCLPSPLAAPDGEIAAYAAASFPAGRPILEALLDLGGRLYADMSYVPGATGSATTASEAFAGRRGVCQDYAHLMIACLRALRLPARYVSGYLRTQPPPGQEKLRGADQSHAWVSAWAGPEAGWIDFDPTNRLLVRDEHVTLAWGRDFQDVSPLRGVIVGGGCHTVRVAVDLDPLPLPL